In Penicillium psychrofluorescens genome assembly, chromosome: 5, a single window of DNA contains:
- a CDS encoding uncharacterized protein (ID:PFLUO_007488-T1.cds;~source:funannotate), with translation MLAAGREKRFLELIRGWHRDYGTTFKAYTPGQNAVFTVEPKNVQTILALKFKDFELGTNRIKSMRPLLGYGIFCTDGSQWEHSRALLRPNFARSQITDIEIYQTHVAKLINHIPHDGSTVELQKLFFRMTLDSATEFLFGESVHSLNDVTSPSASAFAKDFDVSQDGLATRARMGPLMIFHRNKEFSKAVVDARSYAAKIVEKAISNRVALDSGQDDSEEVGKLTEQHYVFLHELCKRTLDKTELIDQLLNILLAGRDTTASLLSITFFILARRPEIWTKLRKEVLELDGREPTFEDLKSMTYLSWVLNETLRLYPTVPFNLRMANKDTYLPVGGGPDGTAPVYIPKGYEVIYSVYTMHRDPKFFGPDADEYRPERWEKLRPGWAYIPFNGGPRICIGQQFALTQAGYTTVRILQHFETIESRDSKPFEEALTLTMASANGTKVAMTPAERT, from the exons ATGCTCGCAGCAGGCCGCGAAAAACGTTTTCTTGAGCTGATTCGCGGCTGGCATCGAGACTACGGTACCACGTTTAAGGCGTACACGCCCGGTCAAAATGCCGTCTTCACAGTTGAGCCTAAAAACGTTCAGACCATCTTAGCGCTAAAGTTCAAAGACTTTGAGCTTGGCACAAACAGGATAAAATCCATGCGCCCGCTCTTGGGTTACGGCATCTTTTGCACGGATGGTAGTCAATGGGAACACTCCCGAGCTCTTCTCCGCCCCAACTTTGCTCGCAGCCAAATCACCGACATTGAGATCTATCAAACCCACGTCGCTAAGCTCATTAACCACATTCCTCATGACGGGTCAACGGTAGAATTGCAGAAATTGTTTTTTAGAATG ACTCTCGATTCAGCCACAGAATTTTTGTTCGGCGAGTCGGTCCACTCGCTCAACGATGTtacctccccctccgcctcagCCTTTGCTAAGGACTTTGACGTATCCCAAGATGGGCTAGCTACCCGAGCTCGAATGGGCCCCCTCATGATATTTCATAGAAATAAGGAATTCTCTAAGGCAGTAGTAGACGCTCGTTCTTACGCTGCCAAGAttgtggagaaggccattAGCAATCGAGTGGCATTAGACAGCGGCCAAGATGATTCTGAAGAAGTCGGCAAACTTACTGAACAGCATTATGTCTTTTTGCACGAGTTGTGCAAACGAACCTTAGACAAAACGGAGCTCATAGACCAGCTGCTGAACATTCTGCTAGCTGGCCGTGACACAACCGCTAGCCTATTAAGTATCACATTCTTCATCTTAGCGAGACGACCCGAAATCTGGACCAAACTTCGAAAAGAAGTATTAGAGCTAGATGGCCGGGAACCCACGTTTGAAGATCTGAAATCAATGACCTACTTGAGCTGGGTTCTGAACGAGA CTCTTCGTCTTTATCCCACCGTTCCTTTCAACCTACGCATGGCCAACAAAGACACGTACCTACCCGTTGGAGGTGGTCCAGACGGAACGGCCCCCGTCTATATCCCTAAAGGCTATGAGGTGATATACAGTGTATATACAATGCATCGCGATCCTAAATTCTTTGGGCCAGATGCAGACGAATATCGCCCGGAGAGATGGGAGAAGCTGAGACCTGGCTGGGCATATATCCCCTTCAATGGTGGCCCTCGAATCTGTATTGGTCAGCAGTTTGCTTTGACCCAGGCTGGATATACTACCGTCAGAATCCTTCAACATTTCGAGACCATTGAGAGTCGCGACTCGAAACCATTTGAGGAGGCATTGACATTGACCATGGCAAGTGCTAATGGAACAAAGGTTGCTATGACACCTGCTGAGAGAACCTGA
- a CDS encoding uncharacterized protein (ID:PFLUO_007489-T1.cds;~source:funannotate): MLHSEPTDPRGISFAGKTVVLTGATSGLGYEAAIKFLNLGVESLIIGSHSLERGNRAKTELEKCTGRPGVVQVWELEMSSFQSVKNFASRVNTELPRLDVALLNAGLWSRDYTKSGEEWEETLQVNTLSTSLLALLLLPKLRESSAASKPTHLSIVSSKAFVRVKAESLRTDRLLLEFVNDPSNFKGFKQYRISKLLLQYVVKTIAHNVQQADETLPVIVNSICPGFCVSSLGRQYIRFYERWFVWLAYKLFARTTEQGSRSLVSATVQGAESHGKCWRDDRYIE; the protein is encoded by the coding sequence ATGCTGCACAGCGAACCCACAGACCCACGGGGCATCTCATTCGCCGGTAAAACAGTTGTCCTGACCGGGGCGACCTCAGGGCTGGGCTACGAGGCCGCAATCAAATTCCTCAACCTAGGAGTAGAATCCCTCATTATCGGAAGCCACAGCCTAGAACGTGGCAATCGAGCTAAAACAGAGCTGGAAAAATGCACCGGCCGACCGGGCGTCGTTCAGGTCTGGGAGCTTGAAATGAGCAGTTTCCAAAGTGTCAAGAACTTCGCGAGCCGCGTTAACACCGAGCTACCGCGCCTAGATGTGGCACTCCTGAATGCTGGCTTGTGGAGTAGGGACTACACCAAATCtggggaggagtgggaagaGACGTTGCAGGTTAATACTCTGTCCACTTCGCTACTCGCATTGCTGCTTCTCCCAAAGCTGCGAGAGAGTTCTGCAGCGTCAAAACCAACCCATCTCAGTATTGTGTCGAGCAAGGCGTTTGTCAGAGTCAAGGCCGAGTCCCTGCGGACTGACCGTCTATTGCTAGAGTTTGTCAACGACCCGAGCAATTTCAAAGGCTTCAAGCAGTATCGCATTTCGAAGCTGTTGTTGCAGTATGTAGTGAAAACCATCGCACACAATGTCCAGCAAGCTGATGAAACGCTGCCCGTCATTGTCAATTCGATCTGCCCTGGGTTCTGCGTGTCATCATTGGGGCGGCAGTATATTCGGTTCTACGAACGATGGTTCGTGTGGCTTGCGTATAAGTTATTCGCCCGAACGACCGAGCAGGGCAGTCGGTCCTTAGTCAGCGCCACGGTCCAGGGGGCGGAATCGCACGGGAAATGCTGGCGGGATGATCGGTATATCGAGTAA
- a CDS encoding uncharacterized protein (ID:PFLUO_007490-T1.cds;~source:funannotate) — translation MAAATIHNVPVDETLPRDPVSVEQLHANPVLVEEKPSFNGDVAATESILSEKTAEAEPEAEPAGTEMQEQTLVPEQTHEAAAEPAQDEQPADATPQEPESEQHAADPSPEQEPSTVAADTEQTLEEPTVEDPATTDDVPEAAAAVPDASNEVDQPDSAVAGDETIHADEFVPEVEAEKTAEEPVVESQAAEPVAEEFETTKEQAPETPAAEETSTEPAAEATEHPAAEPTAGELQAEETTDSANEPMEEPAQEPAVETTTEADPEPLEDNTTSEPATEAPIADATPAEESKSEELASEATTEPATQETSDPVAESSTEQPAADEETPKPAEEPSVNETVEEPATNVSSEGAEEKITDEPTEPPTEKPAPGVSNEGVEETTVKEEQAEQPAEEPASVVPHDATEEHAVAGSATEHVEETANEEDTTSKAAPTEPVQEPSAEVPVEQPATEEPASAAEPAAAKEPAIEEPAAAKEPAIEEPAVEEPAIEQPAIEESAPAADPAPVEEPAAVEEPAAVEEPAAVEEPAAVEEPAAVEEPAAVEEPAAEEPAIEEPAAAKEPAIEEPAVEEPAIEQPAIEESAPAADPAPVEEPAAVEEPAAVEEPVPAEEPVFAEEPAAVEEPAATEGPTTGDASAAPEATETTSTEQESAPAPTEPPTVDEAVPEESAKDMTVEEPAAVSEDAAATEEPFSEQPATTENTTEDTATPAIEEPSAKTQAEPVVDSTKEIPADEPAAEPSTQDETPAETSTEEAEKEAVMESTEDKPIEAEPAAAESTAEETAPPVEEVFVEQTTTEEPAPATEPASEAPAVEDPPIEQAPEVSPTTEQTAEVNTASEEPVEEAQPEPAVESTAVAETAERQAAEEETHETPVIDEPVPEDPATEVDQSTSEPPAEYPILEEPATPEPVPEVSAPVEQPITDGATDPAADDTPAEAPAATESVADKPVQDVTPAVEEPVQEESAAENAVVAERVVNEPVSEPAAEAATTTTDDAEPQQTDETMQAEIPSEPAVIEAEPESKEVPQEAEVGTTDEPAQPEAQPEQASEPEPTEEPSQQEEHNDVVKDHALTPEILGAGVAAAAGVAAVGVLSASKEPEAVAPAEEVQASKTAELASEADDKEAETKAPATEAQPEDCKTTPFLLNRSSVLSLDADPVLAALAGDRDALLRKLNVPSTDQLATAASTSEEQPSTSKKARVETASPEVAEEPEASTSKSAAAAGKTDEDARPTSQNRSVTAVSLNNAPDSWLKAIWRNVFVNFFGAIFAPFRRRGKGSKK, via the exons ATGGCCGCTGCTACAATCCATAATG tTCCTGTTGACGAGACCCTGCCCAGAGACCCCGTCTCGGTCGAGCAGCTGCACGCCAACCCTGTGCTGGTAGAGGAGAAACCCAGCTTCAACGGTGATGTCGCTGCTACGGAGTCCATCCTAAGTgagaagaccgccgaggcAGAGCCCGAAGCAGAACCTGCGGGCACAGAAATGCAGGAGCAGACTCTCGTGCCAGAGCAGACCCACGAGGCTGCTGCAGAACCAGCCCAGGATGAACAACCTGCGGACGCCACTCCACAAGAGCCCGAGTCAGAGCAACATGCAGCGGACCCAAGTCCCGAACAAGAACCTTCCACCGTTGCAGCAGACACGGAGCAGACGTTGGAAGAACCAACTGTTGAAGACCCCGCTACGACAGACGATGTCCcggaagctgctgctgctgttcccGATGCTTCGAATGAAGTGGATCAACCCGACTCTGCAGTAGCAGGTGACGAGACCATCCACGCAGACGAATTTGTTCCAGAGGTTGAAGCCGAGAAAACTGCAGAGGAGCCTGTCGTTGAGAGTCAAGCTGCCGAACCAGTCGCGGAGGAATTTGAGACTACAAAGGAGCAGGCTCCAGAGACTCCAGCGGCTGAAGAAACGTCCACCGAACCAGCTGCTGAGGCAACTGAACACCCTGCGGCAGAACCCACCGCTGGTGAGCTACAGGCCGAGGAGACAACTGACTCTGCCAATGAGCCGATGGAGGAACCTGCCCAGGAGCCAGCTGTCGAGACTACTACGGAAGCCGATCCAGAGCCTTTGGAGGATAACACTACATCCGAGCCAGCTACGGAGGCACCAATCGCTGATGCAACCCCAGCTGAAGAGTCCAAGTCAGAGGAGCTCGCCTCCGAGGCTACTACGGAACCAGCCACGCAAGAAACCTCAGACCCAGTCGCTGAATCTTCTACTGAAcagcctgctgctgatgaAGAAACCCCCAAGCCTGCAGAGGAGCCTTCTGTGAACGAGACAGTCGAAGAGCCTGCCACTAATGTTTCGAGTGAGGGCGCCGAAGAGAAGATTACCGACGAGCCTACTGAGCCCCCTACGGAGAAACCGGCCCCTGGCGTTTCCAACGAAGGTGTTGAAGAGACGACTGTCAAGGAGGAGCAAGCCGAACAACCGGCTGAAGAGCCGGCTTCTGTTGTTCCTCATGACGCTACTGAGGAGCACGCTGTCGCTGGATCTGCCACGGAACACGTTGAGGAGACAGCAAATGAGGAGGATACGACCTCTAAGGCTGCTCCTACTGAGCCAGTGCAGGAGCCTAGTGCTGAAGTTCCGGTAGAACAACCTGCTACCGAAGAGCCTGCCTCTGCTGCcgaacctgctgctgccaaaGAGCCTGCTATcgaagaacctgctgctgccaaaGAGCCTGCCATCGAAGAGCCTGCCGTTGAAGAACCCGCCATTGAGCAACCTGCTATCGAAGagtctgctcctgctgccgaTCCTGCCCCTGTTgaagaacctgctgctgtggaagaacctgctgctgtggaagaacctgctgctgtggaagaacctgctgctgtggaagaacctgctgctgtggaagaACCTGCGGCTGTCGAAGAGCCTGCCGCCGAAGAGCCTGCTATcgaagaacctgctgctgccaaaGAGCCTGCCATCGAAGAGCCTGCCGTTGAAGAACCCGCCATTGAGCAACCTGCTATCGAAGagtctgctcctgctgccgaTCCTGCCCCTGTTgaagaacctgctgctgtggaagaacctgctgctgtggaagaACCTGTTCCTGCCGAAGAACCTGTTTTTGCTGAAGAGCCCGCTGCTGTTGAAGAACCTGCGGCGACTGAAGGTCCTACTACTGGGGatgcttctgctgctcctgaAGCTACGGAAACTACAAGCACTGAACAAGAGAGCGCCCCTGCTCCCACCGAGCCGCCTACTGTCGACGAAGCGGTACCTGAAGAGTCTGCGAAGGATATGACGGTTGAGGAGCCCGCTGCAGTGAGCGAAGACGCCGCGGCCACGGAGGAGCCCTTCTCTGAGCAGCCCGCTACGACTGAAAATACAACTGAAGATACGGCCACTCCCGCTATTGAGGAGCCCTCCGCCAAGACACAAGCCGAACCCGTCGTGGATTCTACCAAGGAGATCCCTGCTGATGAGCCCGCTGCCGAACCTTCTACCCAGGATGAAACCCCGGCTGAAACTTCCACAGAGGAGGCCGAAAAGGAGGCCGTCATGGAGTCGACTGAGGACAAGCCAATAGAAGCTGAACCCGCTGCTGCGGAGTCGACTGCTGAAGAAACTGCTCCACCAGTTGAGGAGGTATTTGTCGAACAAACTACCACCGAGGAGCCGGCTCCTGCGACTGAACCAGCCTCCGAGGCACCAGCTGTTGAGGACCCTCCTATTGAGCAAGCTCCGGAAGTTTCGCCAACGACGGAGCAAACCGCAGAGGTCAACACTGCTTCAGAGGAACCTGTTGAGGAAGCACAGCCCGAGCCTGCGGTTGAGTCGACTGCTGTAGCGGAGACCGCTGAGAGGCAGGCTGCTGAGGAGGAAACTCATGAAACTCCAGTCATTGATGAACCTGTGCCTGAAGATCCTGCTACCGAAGTTGACCAATCTACTTCTGAGCCACCGGCTGAATATCCTATTTTGGAGGAACCTGCGACTCCAGAGCCTGTGCCCGAGGTTTCTGCCCCAGTCGAGCAGCCTATTACAGATGGAGCCACTGATCCAGCTGCTGATGACACTCCCGCCGAGGCGCCTGCTGCGACGGAGTCCGTCGCCGACAAGCCTGTCCAAGATGTGACCCCGGCAGTTGAGGAACCTGTTCAGGAAGAATCTGCTGCGGAGAACGCCGTTGTTGCAGAGAGGGTGGTTAACGAGCCTGTATCTGAACctgccgccgaagctgctactaccaccaccgacgatgcAGAGCCTCAGCAGACAGATGAAACGATGCAGGCCGAGATACCCTCTGAGCCAGCCGTGATTGAAGCTGAACCTGAGAGCAAAGAAGTGCCTCAAGAGGCGGAAGTGGGTACTACAGATGAACCTGCTCAACCCGAGGCTCAGCCCGAACAGGCTTCTGAGCCTGAACCCACCGAGGAGCCTTCTCAGCAGGAAGAGCACAATGATGTTGTGAAAGATCATGCGCTCACCCCGGAGATCCTCGGGGCTGGTGTTGCAGCTGCAGCcggtgttgctgctgttggggTGCTGTCTGCATCGAAGGAACCCGAGGCAGTGGCGCCTGCAGAAGAAGTGCAGGCCTCCAAGACAGCAGAGCTGGCTAGTGAGGCCGatgacaaggaggccgagaccAAGGCTCCAGCAACGGAGGCGCAGCCTGAAGACTGTAAGACAACGCCGTTCCTCTTGAACCGCTCCTCTGTTCTGTCTTTGGATGCTGATCCGGTTCTTGCAGCCCTCGCAGGTGACCGCGACGCCCTCCTCCGAAAGCTCAACGTCCCCTCAACGGACCAGCTCGCCACCGCAGCCAGCACTAGTGAAGAGCAACCATCGACTAGCAAGAAGGCCCGCGTCGAAACTGCCAGCCCAGAAGTAGCCGAAGAACCTGAGGCTTCCACCAGCAAgtccgcggccgcggccggtAAGACTGATGAAGATGCTCGTCCCACGAGCCAGAACCGGTCAGTGACTGCTGTTTCTCTGAATAATGCACCTGACAGCTGGCTCAAGGCGATCTGGCGCAACGTTTTTGTCAACTTCTTTGGTGCCATTTTTGCGCCCTTCCGCCGTCGCGGAAAGGGCAGCAAGAAATAA
- a CDS encoding uncharacterized protein (ID:PFLUO_007491-T1.cds;~source:funannotate), translated as MENKKPAQIKASDNPSFYINNPYFPAIQSPSSPGLGTPSISSSDIHPPRIQPGNAFAQMKAKELEYLAAGKGPASSDSPMPKRPSVARADSSLDYDKELALPMPKPCCFGPEPTSPTLRHAEEASPSPSRPHLLKKRAVTDPPHIHEAASPDKSGHSAGEGKKRSKLDLIKSKLSFKDLRKECAKDSPLPARVSVVSSTASPNLMARRSVTTMGITPPAANIRSPRSLPQRPIEANKSVIRTSSPSNHSSLFAVARSRVPLPPSGTFSYAQGTMAPVRTSNLYKDTTAISELAPSDVAAKDESISPVASIPIPAPKMRPDIVVTCPSFDRLSSQSKVRTPPTPDVPWLPEYPETGDSPPNIGDLAEGRGKVKYLPASWLERSDKKPKRPRRPPTPTPGPEASAQRPVPSAYSSKDELPVTTLPDYLPSFQERLQKANMPLGRPIPAEIQNRSTVMQVEEIVEIVRTIQKQTDVGINTISKKLEDLSSWIGEQLQNQIDSIADLARAKSDLFAKQCEISREMMKFQLDMRLEIGVMERRFNVFEMKMLDELQGEIRALARSYEELNNKTETLIAKHSSNDNQRFIEYHQQKNAEIEGEIAQMKAKQEKRAAETTTKALVQRDRESSSGGMEPLIKPIAIKPVSAPSSPVPGKPGGTRLPSTETKGSIPLPRNISMSKKSPRTIDNALETKDKHSPKHGSSEDAKKWFGLRRRRQASDSSTSGNKFSWSSRRSSTKEDISSPEGDNNTSNELRTSSSSTPPIPPIPRSIIINRVVDDINRSSNTTTPSNIHPALRSPDEQAIMRERQIKARQEQEQKEDDMVSDVSGTGLAAAAPLSSQPETTSNPAGISARPQFSREGSSSSQHVVPTTAQSFSTAASFHSALPPYTAPSSEDEPEVPLLSDHQWEGQGWDKGSGHGSRSTAGDELR; from the exons ATGGAAAACAAGAAGCCCGCTCAGATTAAGGCCTCTGACAACCCTTCTTtctacatcaacaaccccTACTTCCCTGCTATCCAGAGTCCCTCATCTCCTGGACTGGGAACTCCCTCCATATCCTCTTCTGATATCCATCCCCCACGCATTCAGCCTGGCAATGCTTTCGCCCAGATGAAGGCCAAGGAACTCGAATATCTGGCTGCTGGGAAAGGTCCTG CCAGCTCAGACTCACCCATGCCCAAGCGCCCGAGTGTTGCCCGCGCAGATTCGAGTCTGGACTATGACAAGGAGCTGGCTCTGCCCATGCCCAAGCCGTGCTGTTTCGGGCCTGAGCCGACCTCCCCAACTTTGCGCCATGCAGAGGAGGCCAGTCCGTCACCCAGCAGGCCACAtctgctgaagaagcgcgcCGTTACAGACCCACCTCACATTCACGAAGCTGCTAGCCCTGACAAGTCCGGTCACAGTGccggcgagggcaagaaaAGGTCTAAGCTGGATCTTATCAAGTCGAAGCTCAGTTTCAAGGACCTCCGCAAGGAGTGTGCGAAAGACTCGCCGCTGCCTGCTCGTGTTTCTGTCGTGTCCTCGACTGCCAGCCCCAACCTCATGGCTCGGCGCTCAGTGACTACCATGGGCATTACACCTCCTGCAGCCAATATTCGCAGCCCCAGGTCCCTGCCGCAGCGTCCAATCGAGGCGAATAAGTCTGTCATCAGAACGAGCAGCCCGTCAAATCATTCGTCTCTCTTTGCTGTTGCACGAAGCAGGGTTCCTCTGCCACCCTCTGGAACATTCTCATATGCGCAGGGCACTATGGCCCCCGTCAGGACCTCGAATCTGTACAAAGATACCACTGCAATCTCGGAACTGGCCCCTTCGGATGTTGCTGCCAAGGACGAAAGTATTTCTCCCGTGGCATCAATACCCATCCCGGCTCCAAAGATGCGTCCAGATATTGTCGTCACATGCCCCAGCTTCGACCGACTGTCTTCGCAGTCGAAAGTGCGCACCCCTCCCACCCCAGATGTTCCCTGGCTGCCTGAATATCCGGAAACCGGTGACTCGCCTCCCAACATCGGTGACCTTGCTGAAGGTCGCGGCAAAGTCAAGTATCTTCCCGCCAGCTGGTTGGAGAGGTCGGACAAGAAACCCAAAAGACCTAGGAGGCCCCCGACACCTACTCCGGGACCGGAGGCTTCGGCCCAACGTCCAGTTCCAAGTGCATACAGCAGCAAGGATGAGCTGCCGGTGACCACTCTCCCAGACTACCTGCCTTCATTTCAAGAGCGGCTTCAAAAAGCCAACATGCCGTTGGGGCGGCCCATTCCTGCTGAGATTCAGAACCGCAGCACAGTTATGCAGGTTGAAGAGATTGTGGAAATCGTCCGCACGATCCAGAAGCAGACGGATGTTGGCATCAACACAATCAgcaagaagctcgaggaTCTATCTTCCTGGATTGGAGAGCAACTCCAGAATCAGATCGACAGCATTGCTGATCTCGCACGGGCCAAATCCGATCTCTTTGCCAAGCAGTGTGAGATCTCGCGAGAGATGATGAAGTTCCAGCTGGACATGCGTCTGGAGATTGGGGTGATGGAGCGGCGGTTTAACGTGttcgagatgaagatgctcGACGAGCTGCAGGGCGAAATCCGAGCTCTGGCGCGGTCCTACGAGGAACTCAATAACAAGACCGAGACTCTCATCGCGAAGCACTCTTCTAATGACAATCAGCGGTTCATCGAATACCACCAGCAGAAGAACGCAGAAATAGAGGGTGAGATAGCTCAGATGAAGGCAaagcaggagaagagggcCGCTGAAACGACCACAAAGGCACTCGTTCAGCGTGACAGAGAATCCAGCTCTGGGGGCATGGAACCCTTGATCAAACCCATTGCTATCAAGCCTGTCTCTGCCCCTAGCTCGCCCGTCCCCGGCAAGCCTGGTGGCACTCGCCTCCCATCGACAGAGACAAAAGGGAGCATTCCTCTGCCACGCAACATCTCTATGTCCAAGAAGAGCCCTCGCACTATCGACAACGCGCTGGAAACCAAGGACAAACATTCTCCCAAGCACGGTAGCAGCGAGGACGCAAAGAAATGGTTCGGacttcgtcgtcgccgtcaGGCAAGCGACAGCTCGACCAGCGGCAACAAGTTCTCCTGGTCATCCCGTCGCTCGAGCACGAAAGAAGACATCTCTTCCCCGGAAGGTGACAATAACACCTCTAACGAACTTCGAACATCTAGCTCCTCCACGCCGCCTATCCCTCCGATCCCGCgctccatcatcatcaaccgcgtcgtcgacgacatcaaTCGCAGCAGCAATACCACCACGCCTAGCAACATCCACCCTGCCCTGCGCAGTCCCGATGAGCAGGCTATCATGCGTGAGCGACAGATCAAGGCTCgacaggagcaggagcagaaggaagaCGACATGGTCTCTGATGTCTCGGGTACCgggcttgctgctgctgctcctctttcttcccagcCAGAGACCACTTCTAATCCTGCGGGTATATCAGCTCGACCTCAGTTCTCTCGAGAGGGTTCTTCATCAAGCCAGCATGTGGTGCCGACCACTGCGCAGAGTTTCTCAACGGCTGCAAGCTTCCACTccgctcttcctccttaCACTGCACCGTCGAGCGAAGATGAGCCTGAGGTGCCGCTTCTTTCGGATCATCAGTGGGAGGGACAGGGATGGGATAAGGGATCGGGACATGGGTCTCGCTCAACTGCTGGCGATGAGCTTCGCTAG
- a CDS encoding uncharacterized protein (ID:PFLUO_007492-T1.cds;~source:funannotate), producing the protein MARGPTVKRRRLSPPGDEEKSSQNTDDFNTRASEWDLEQDYERRPRKTNKKDNERTRLPIKTSEGFVHNVAEQEDPAEDTDSFLGTDDDEMEDASGDEDEVEEVKPKIPLKVQIVQAKEELARLATLINEDPEEHTALFKTMAEMVEKEDSPVTVKKLALAAQGAVYKDVIPGYRIRPLSEEDMTAKVSKDVRKLRNYEQSLVSGYKAYVQKLVVLTKPAKGGNTDVDAGLKSIAINCACNMLLAVPHFNFRSELLKIIVNRLARRQVDADFVKCRETLEDVFHKDSDGVVSLEAVRLLAKMLKARDFRIHESVLDTFLHLRLLGEFAMKGSQDRVDRETEETIGGKKQKQKREFRTKRERKVEKERKVVEKDMKQADAVVSHEEREKNQAETLKLVFGVYFRILKARIPTLMGPVLEGLAKYARLINQDFFGDLLEALKDLIGHAERTEMGEDIDEEAEEDSTEVSETAARDARRAILLCTVTAFALLEGQDASKAAATLHLDLSFFVKHLYRSLYALSTNPEVEFNPNTALRLPDPNTSEDQTQPRSKNKVNFQTPMVLLLRCLQSTLISRAHGLPPASRLASFAKRLMTTSLQLPEKSAMATLALMSQVSKHNARRISSLWYTEERKGDGVFNAYATDVDATNVFAGSVWEGELLRQHYCPQVRDAALEIEKILATSK; encoded by the coding sequence ATGGCGCGCGGCCCGACTGTTAAAAGGAGACGTCTCAGTCCTCCtggcgacgaggaaaagTCATCACAAAACACCGATGATTTCAACACCCGCGCCAGCGAGTGGGATCTTGAGCAGGACTACGAACGCCGCCCGCGCAAGACGAACAAGAAAGACAACGAGCGCACGCGACTCCCGATCAAGACCTCCGAGGGCTTTGTGCACAATGTGGCCGAACAGGAAGACCCCGCGGAAGACACCGACAGCTTTCTCGGCAcggatgatgacgagatgGAAGATGCATCcggagacgaggatgaggtcgaggaggtcaaACCCAAGATTCCATTGAAGGTGCAGATTGTGCAGGCCAAGGAAGAACTCGCACGCTTGGCCACTCTCATCAATGAGGATCCAGAGGAGCATACCGCGCTGTTCAAGACTATGGCGGAaatggtggagaaggaggactCACCGGTCACGGTGAAAAAGCTGGCATTGGCAGCCCAGGGCGCGGTCTACAAGGATGTTATTCCGGGCTATCGCATTCGGCCACTCAGTGAAGAAGACATGACGGCGAAGGTCTCAAAGGATGTGCGAAAATTGCGGAACTACGAGCAGTCTCTTGTATCCGGGTACAAGGCCTATGTTCAAAAGCTAGTGGTGCTCACCAAGCCCGCCAAGGGCGGAAATACGGATGTAGATGCTGGGTTGAAAAGCATCGCCATCAACTGCGCCTGTAACATGCTCTTGGCTGTGCCGCATTTCAATTTTCGCAGTGAGCTGCTCAAGATCATCGTGAACCGCCTTGCCAGAAGGCAGGTGGATGCCGATTTTGTCAAGTGCCGTGAGACTCTGGAGGATGTTTTCCACAAGGATTCCGATGGCGTTGTCTCACTTGAAGCGGTCCGCCTCCTTGCCAAGATGCTGAAAGCTCGAGACTTCCGCATCCACGAGAGCGTTCTGGACACTTTCCTTCATCTGCGTTTGCTCGGTGAGTTTGCCATGAAAGGCTCGCAAGACCGGGTCGATCGCGAGACGGAAGAGACAATcggcggcaagaagcagaagcagaaacgGGAATTCCGGACGAAGCGGGAGCGCAAGGTTGAAAAGGAGCgcaaggtggtggagaaggacatgAAGCAGGCGGATGCAGTGGTTTCGCAcgaagagagggagaagaacCAGGCTGAGACGTTGAAACTGGTGTTTGGCGTCTACTTCCGCATCCTGAAAGCACGCATTCCCACTCTGATGGGACCGGTACTGGAGGGGTTGGCCAAATACGCGCGTCTGATCAACCAAGACTTTTTcggtgatcttctcgagGCCCTGAAGGATCTTATCGGACATGCAGAACGCACCGAAATGGGCGAAgacatcgacgaagaagccgaagaagacAGCACCGAAGTCTCCGAAACCGCTGCGCGTGATGCTCGCCGTGCAATCCTTCTTTGCACCGTGACTGCTTTTGCCTTGCTCGAAGGCCAAGACGCCAGCAAAGCCGCGGCAACCCTCCACCTGGACctcagcttcttcgtcaAGCACCTCTACCGATCCCTGTACGCCCTCTCTACAAACCCAGAAGTCGAATTCAACCCCAACACCGCTCTCCGGCTTCCGGACCCGAATACCTCGGAAGACCAGACACAGCCTCGCTCAAAGAACAAAGTCAACTTCCAGACACCCATGGTTCTTCTCCTGCGGTGCCTGCAGTCCACTCTCATCTCCCGCGCCCACGGCCTCCCGCCCGCGAGCCGACTAGCCAGCTTCGCCAAACGACTCATGACGACCTCGCTCCAGCTGCCTGAGAAATCTGCCATGGCTACCCTCGCCCTAATGAGCCAGGTGTCGAAGCACAATGCCCGCCGCATCTCGTCGCTGTGGTATACGGAAGAGCGCAAGGGGGACGGCGTGTTCAATGCCTATGCCACAGATGTGGACGCCACGAATGTCTTCGCTGGGTCGGTGTGGGAAGGCGAGTTGTTACGCCAGCATTACTGCCCGCAGGTGCGCGATGCCGCgctggagattgagaagatccTGGCTACCTCTAAGTAA